One part of the Glycine max cultivar Williams 82 chromosome 14, Glycine_max_v4.0, whole genome shotgun sequence genome encodes these proteins:
- the LOC102666771 gene encoding uncharacterized protein — MKYSFDLYDKPLQITFDGRFLGIEDASTSIFITYSDVIEIIAGDKSLNISVIQLWLMYIHEWSQIFSQGFMYAFLEPQSLVCSKDRRSECEQYLERWLKESDREVYIGPYFHQEHWQLIILCPRQHVVVWFCSLRRKPDMHIKATINSVMTKLKKTLSPETKAVAPKWIEVKSHVQTGCYECGYYIMHWIWNIIASDIKSDWSMWFANDTPLDIGIITTIRKKWATFFLKTAISQNG; from the exons ATGAAGTACAGTTTCGATCTTTACGACAAGCCACTTCAAATCACCTTTGATGGGAGATTTCTTGGAATTGAAGATGCATCTACATCGatattcatcacatattcagaTGTTATTGAAATAATAGCAGGAGACAAAAGTCTGAACATATCTGTCATACAATTATGGTTAAT GTATATTCATGAGTGGAGTCAGATATTCAGTCAAGGTTTCATGTATGCATTCCTTGAGCCACAGTCGTTGGTTTGTTCAAAGGATAGACGCAGCGAATGCGAACAATATCTTGAAAGATGGCTTAAGGAATCTGACCGAGAGGTGTACATTGGACCTTACTTCCATCA GGAACATTGGCAACTCATAATTTTGTGTCCTAGGCAACATGTTGTTGTTTGGTTCTGTTCTTTGCGTAGGAAACCTGATATGCATATCAAAGCTACAATTAATAG TGTAATGACAAAATTGAAGAAGACCTTGTCTCCTGAAACTAAGGCAGTTGCACCAAAGTGGATTGAAGTAAAG AGTCACGTTCAAACCGGCTGTTATGAATGTGGATATTACATAATGCATTGGATCTGGAACATCATAGCCAGCGACATAAAGAGTGATTGGTCCATG TGGTTTGCTAATGACACACCGTTGGACATCGGCATCATCACCACAATTCGAAAGAAATgggcaacattttttttaaagacagcAATAAGTCAAAACGGCTAA
- the LOC121173459 gene encoding probable inactive protein kinase DDB_G0270444, translated as MSTVATRWRQFKSTLTSKFVFAKTEGQQTQDVVTKYGLDPEAWKQFEETRLTPNWEGIRKRAQSIQKHNDCPHVLSRGGYDLLEKKLLDQKRKRIQEEALLSENPASVDEPPSPIKRHVKWKVARTRAVGNMTSDSAQEIADKIDSLEEQVTQGSFVPHGRQDILNTAIGRPDHGGRVRAAGSGVTITQYYGRASRTCSSSSTSISQQQLDEVVARLREDMTGQIREELRSQIKEELRTQLEEENKRTLEIMTNALKEAIKKELSNKGSQEALQIQPDIQQLGARVSTQGSNAVTNAQASQEQDADAIPLMGLFVQRNDGTQRLVAMGKIMEGDSIIHTVAYADDVVRVSVETVIDPEAEVPYATSEIQYVKQTVNTFVAWPTHLVKVVLDEVTCFI; from the exons ATGTCAACAGTAGCGACGAGATGGCGGCAATTTAAGTCCACATTGACTAGCAAATTTGTGTTTGCTAAGACTGAAGGTCAACAAACACAggatgttgtgacaaaatatgGACTAGATCCTGAAGCGTGGAAACAATTTGAAGAAACCCGCCTGACACCTAACTGGGAG GGTATTAGGAAACGAGCACAATCAATTCAAAAACACAACGACTGCCCTCACGTACTTTCACGTGGGGGATATGATTTGCTTGAGAAGAAATTGTTAGACCAGAAACGAAAAAGGATACAAGAGGAAGCATTGTTGAGTGAAAATCCAGCAAGTGTTGATGAACCCCCATCCCCAATAAAAAGGCATGTTAAGTGGAAGGTTGCTCGGACCAGGGCTGTTGGCAATATGACATCTGACTCTGCACAGGAAATTGcagataaaata GACTCCTTAGAAGAGCAGGTAACGCAGGGTTCGTTTGTACCCCATGGTCGGCAAGACATACTGAACACTGCCATTGGACGACCTGACCATGGGGGTCGCGTTCGGGCAGCAGGCTCAGGTGTCACTATTACTCAGTACTACGGAAGGGCATCAAGGACATGCAGCAGCTCGTCCACGTCCATCAGCCAACAACAACTAGATGAAGTTGTTGCAAGGCTTAGGGAAGACATGACTGGCCAGATTAGGGAAGAATTGAGGAGTCAAATTAAGGAAGAATTGAGGACTCAGCTAGaagaggaaaataaaaggaCCTTGGAAATAATGACCAATGCATTGAAAGAGGCTATTAAAAAAGAGTTGTCAAATAAAGGATCCCAAGAGGCACTCCAAATTCAGCCggacatacaacaactaggtgcGCGTGTCAGCACACAGGGAAGTAATGCTGTTACCAATGCGCAGGCTTCACAAGAACAGGATGCTGATGCCATACCATTGATGGGACTGTTTGTGCAGCGTAACGATGGTACACAAAG GTTGGTGGCCATGGGGAAAATAATGGAGGGGGATTCAATCATACACACAGTGGCATATGCAGATGATGTTGTCAGGGTAAGTGTAGAAACAGTTATTGATCCTGAGGCTGAGGTCCCCTATGCCACCTCAGAAATACAATATGTGAAGCAGACCGTCAATACATTTGTAGCTTGGCCCACACACCTTGTGAAAGTTGTATTAGATGAGGTAACATGTTTCATTTGA